The Lolium perenne isolate Kyuss_39 chromosome 6, Kyuss_2.0, whole genome shotgun sequence genome segment CAATGCTAGCCTTAGTCGTGTTTGTCTTATATCATCTGACTTCATGCTTCCTCTTCATTTATTTTCACTCACCTATGTTTTACATGCCTTGCTTATGCTTATTTCAACCGCTGCAGGATAATGAGATGTTGAAGAGGCAGATTGAATCCATGAAACTGCAGTGCAATTGCACTGTTCCGGCCAAGATTGCTCAGGAATGAGGACACTTTTTTTTTTGGCAGAATAGCACTAATTTTCCTTTCTGTTTGGGAGAGGACAGGTAGAATGAAGAACTATGTAATAGTAGAAATGGTGACTACTAAAAAAACTTAGTTTGCAAATTTCAATTGTCAACGAGCTACACATTTACACGATCTTCGAAGCGGTCACTCATGATGAGTTGCAATGTATACTACTGGTTGGCTAAGTTAATAGTAAGTAATGCAGTTTTTGTTCTGCTGGATTTGTAAAGTTTGCTTGGCAGCTATACATATGCACTGTAGTAATGGTCATATCCAATTCCTTTGGTGTATGTTCTAAAAAATGAAAATCCTTTTGGTTTAAGCTTTCGtttctttcctttttctgtttaactttcttttcttgttAAACCTGCAAATCCACCATAATACAGAGGATGCATATTATGATATGTTAAAGTTTACTGGTGACATGCTGATGCTGGGCTGGGTAACCCCAATTTAACCAACTCAGATGCCAGGATTAATCATAGTGAACAAAACAACGCATCATCGTTCTCATCACTTGGTGCTAATCTTGCTCAGTAGGATCTGATCCAAAAAAgcatcatcatcaagaacactgtcCTCAACCAAAGCTATATTTCCAGTCCAAATCTCACGACTTGCAAGTTCTGATCTTTTTATTGTAACCAATGATTTTCAAGATATATCTCCACTTTCATCAGCATCAAGAATCAAGTTACAACATAGAAGCCATGTCGATGCATAGTTACATGCTCACAACGGCCCCTAGTGCACACATGATACACCATTACCAATCATGGACCGGAATCAGTAGTATTTTGCCTATGTGTGTGCTTGATTCCATCAGCTTGTGAGCTTCAACTGCTTCAGATAGAGGCAACGTCTTGTAAATCACCGGCTTCACCTTGCCTGACACAACGGCTGGCCATACATTTTTCTCCACCTCGCTGATAATCTGAGCTTTATTAGCAAGGCTTCTGCTCCGCAGTCCAGCAACTGCAAATTGCAATTCAGTCAAGTGCTAACATTAGCAATGGCATAAAGCAAACAAAAAACATATACACAAGAATGTAATAAAAAAGACTGCCTTCTATATCAGTGCAACCTTGTATGGTCAATCTTCGGGCAAGCATAGGCTGCAAATTCACTTCAGTTACAGTGCCGCCCATGAAACCAATAACGAAAAGTCTACCATCAACTGCTAAGCTGTTGAGGTTGCGCTGGAGATAAGATCCGCCCATGTTGTCCAGGATGACATCAACACCTTGTAGAGGCGTTCACATATTACAGTTAGTAAGTATGTAAACTGACAAGTATAAGTTGCTGAAGCAAAACACGTCCTTTGTATTCAGGTATCAACCATTACAAAAGGGCAAAAGGGAGGCAGGATAATACCCTTTCCATTGGTTTCTTCTTTGATACATTGTACAAAATCTTCGATTTTGTAGTTTATGCATACATCGGCACCCAAAGCCTTGCAAGCATCAAGTTTTTCTTCGCTTCCTAATCGCGAAATAAGCATAACAGAGTTACTTGTGCACTAACAGAAGCATCCTACCATATATGCTGTCTATTCGAACTAACAAACCTGCGGTAACGAAAACCTTATTTCCGAGGTACTTTGCAATCTGTATGGCAAATGTACCGATTCCGCTGGATCCACCGTGGATCTGCATACATTACAGATACCTCACCAGGAGTAAATATAGAGTCTGAAATTGACTTCCAATCCAATGCTTTTAAGTTTTAGCACCAACCCTGCCACCTGTTTTTGCATATAAGTAACTACTACTAGATTACTCTGTATTTCATACTCCATTCGAGTAAGCATCTTTTGCTTGGCTATTTTTCAGCTAGTGGAGTCATGTTAATTTGTTGTGGCAGAAGATGTCTGACTCAATGCTCGGCTCCTATGGATAATCCCATTTGAGGGAAGAAGCAAGTccagtatttttttttttttttttgcaaattgcaATCATTCCATGAAGAAAATATGAACAAGAAAGATTTCTTACAAGGAATGATTCGCCAGGGGAGAGGTGGCTGGTCATGAATACAGTCGACCAGACAGTGCAGGCCACCTCGGCCAAGCCGGCCGCATCGGTCAGCGACACGCCCTCCGGCACCGGGAGCAGCAGCCCGGCCGGCACCACCACCTTCTCCGCATACCCGCCGCCGTTAAGCAGCGCGCACACCTGCAAGTCAACTTCAAAACTTAAGCGCCagaggagcagcagcggcggcaacCACCACCATCGGCCAGGGAAGGAAGGAAGTGGTGAACTAACTAGACCAAATTACCTGGTCGCCGACGGCCCAGCGCGGGGGCACGTTGGGCCCGAGCGC includes the following:
- the LOC127305485 gene encoding uncharacterized protein, with the translated sequence MRAVAIARPGGAEVLEEREVDDLMAPGEGEVLLEVAAAGVNRTDTVQRQGGYTLPPGASPYPGVECSGTILALGPNVPPRWAVGDQVCALLNGGGYAEKVVVPAGLLLPVPEGVSLTDAAGLAEVACTVWSTVFMTSHLSPGESFLIHGGSSGIGTFAIQIAKYLGNKVFVTAGSEEKLDACKALGADVCINYKIEDFVQCIKEETNGKGVDVILDNMGGSYLQRNLNSLAVDGRLFVIGFMGGTVTEVNLQPMLARRLTIQVAGLRSRSLANKAQIISEVEKNVWPAVVSGKVKPVIYKTLPLSEAVEAHKLMESSTHIGKILLIPVHDW